A portion of the Podospora pseudoanserina strain CBS 124.78 chromosome 2, whole genome shotgun sequence genome contains these proteins:
- a CDS encoding hypothetical protein (EggNog:ENOG503P3KW), whose amino-acid sequence MRTSSPLSLRRALLLTSFFAAGVYAQQNNNDDEDEAQTSQTQNTQPTPTNNRPSTSSANAQTSQTSSPTNAPPPLSSSTQSEETLPSLPQPTADLTLTDLPTLSSRPDLSIPTYPPPAIPPTHNAPFMNHSTLPDGTVFIAVGAILAAFGLAVLLWRGILVCLLHRSVERAAMAQHAANDKSAASFPAPPAQFYKYLERESNASLPVAGANSGTNSGIGTRRTHRGPTPSATPSQTNLFFSPTAGHGAAMGGGGAGASSSNRDSRFLPSGFYASASPNPGGAGAVGGGGGGGHQHGNSISLSTLRPASRGRGQMMGPSPPESPSIDPRMGGGFSSSSLNLNRPPSAGARAPSAYLDDLLDDQPGLFPPAGGQPGQQGGGYNGGQQRGRF is encoded by the coding sequence ATGcggacatcatcaccactgtCGCTGAGGCGCGCGCTTCTGCTGACGTCCTTCTTCGCTGCCGGAGTCTACgcccaacaaaacaacaacgacgacgaagacgaagcACAGACATCGCAAACACAAAACACACAGCCAACGCCCACAAACAACCGGCcatcgacctcctccgcgaATGCGCAAACGAGCCAaacctcttctcccaccaaCGCTCCTCCCCCGCTGTCTTCCAGCACCCAATCCGAAGAAACactcccttccctccctcaaccGACCGCCGACTTGACCCTCACCGATCTCCcgaccctctcctcccgtcCCGACCTCAGCATCCCGACttacccccctcccgccaTCCCGCCCACCCACAATGCTCCCTTCATGAACCACTCGACCCTCCCAGACGGCACCGTATTTATCGCCGTCGGCGCCATCCTGGCCGCCTTTGGcctcgccgtcctcctcTGGCGCGGCATCCTCgtctgcctcctccaccgcagcGTAGAACGCGCGGCCATGGCCCAGCACGCAGCAAACGACAAGTCGGCCGCCTCCTTCCCGGCTCCCCCGGCCCAATTCTACAAGTACCTCGAGCGGGAATCCAACGCCTCTCTTCCTGTTGCTGGCGCCAACTCGGGAACCAACAGCGGGATCGGCACCCGGCGCACCCACCGCGGTCCTACCCCCTCGGCCACTCCCTCGCAAACAAACCTGTTTTTTTCACCTACGGCCGGCCACGGAGCGGCAAtgggtggcggcggtgccgGAGCGAGCTCCTCAAACCGCGACTCGAGGTTTTTACCCTCTGGGTTTTATGCCTCAGCATCACCCAACCCTGGTGGTGCGGGTgcggtaggtggtggtggtggtggtggtcatcaGCATGGAAACTCTATTAGTCTGTCTACCCTGCGACCGGCATCACGAGGAAGGGGGCAGATGATGGGGCCTAGTCCGCCCGAGTCCCCGTCTATCGATCCGAGaatgggagggggatttAGCTCGAGCTCGCTGAACTTGAACAGGCCGCCTAGCGCGGGGGCGAGGGCGCCGAGTGCGTATTTGGATGACTTGTTGGATGATCAGCCGGGGTTGTTTCCTCCTGCTGGGGGGCAGCCTGGGCAGCAGGGGGGTGGGTATAATGGGGGGCagcagagggggaggttttag
- the FCF1 gene encoding rRNA-processing protein fcf1 (BUSCO:EOG09264SET; COG:S; EggNog:ENOG503NUT4) has product MGVAKKVREFRMKRVIGKNDDRRKTEAEKKKLEIKKKEKELVREVPQAPSSMFFEFNTSLVPPYQIIVDTNFLSRSIQAKLPLLESAMDALYASVNIIITDCVMAELEKLGPKYRMALMIARDERWTRLTCDHKGTYADDCIVDRVQKNRIYIVATNDRDLKRRLRKIPGVPILGVQKGKYAIERLPGAPAT; this is encoded by the exons ATGGGTG TCGCAAAGAAAGTTCGCGAGTTCCGCATGAAGCGGGTCATCGGCAAGAACGATGACAGGAGGAAAAcagaggccgagaagaagaagttggaaatcaagaagaaggagaaggaactAGTTCGCGAGGTCCCT CAAGCACCATCGTCCATGTTCTTCGAGTTCAACACCTCGCTTGTTCCACCATACCAGATCATCGTCGATACCAATTTCCTGAGCAGATCCATCCAGGCGAAGTTGCCACTTCTAGAATCCGCCATGGACGCCCTGTATGCCTCGGtcaatatcatcatcacagaCTGCGTCATGGCGGAACTCGAGAAGCTGGGCCCCAAGTACCGCATGGCCTTGATGATTGCTCGTGACGAGAGGTGGACGAGGCTCACCTGCGACCACAAGGGAACCTATGCAGATGAT TGCATCGTCGACCGCGTCCAGAAGAACCGTATCTACATCGTTGCCA CCAACGATCGTGATCTCAAGCGAAGGCTCCGCAAGATCCCAGGTGTGCCCATTCTGGGCGTCCAAAAGGGCAAATATGCCATCGAGAGACTCCCTGGTGCTCCGGCTACGTGA
- a CDS encoding hypothetical protein (COG:B; EggNog:ENOG503NZNF), translated as MSSRPPQAPQRGYSTGSGSSNIHVNPKPTNPPRNLHHLLPKGAAASSRPQLPINSSCQLPPTQAQKRTRVLLSCGPCRTSKQKCDRQQPCKNCLKKAREDLCIYAPKPEKARPERSMAARLKRLESMVRGMMHTNNPNIRGPIPALTSSSSATGQYQTDEHDDENEESPDERAAAVPVGQVVLGKSGKGSATYVGATHFMAMLEDIEDLKSYFDDDDDGEADTGEAGLDPDAAAGFGSSDDAHSPGLLLLSHTVPTCKQDLIDMLPPQPVVERLTRRYFDAASPTHHCVHQPTFAKDCAVFWQDPNKASLQWLALLFVIIAQGTSFSMFTAPQELAGDSDVPPMERFRGYRAAALWALVAGKFSSPGPSTIQPFLLYIESEFLINRTSQMTCYLLISVCIRLMLRMGLHRDPDKLPNIPPFDGEMRRRLWHVACQFDHLVSFHMGLPSMVYSIESDTAPPRNLFDDDLDKDCHQLPPARPDTEYTMLTYPIWKSSICQVFGLVARQANSLTRPTYAEVQELDMRLDEIWSQVPPFMKRIVPPQDYDGEPISPVLVNQQFGLISLYNKSRCVLHRRYLIEPVPKPEHAYSRRICLEAAISLLDHQNLMHLATLPGGALRATGWYISALAIHDFLLAAMVVYLVLQHEPESGRHDHQESSCWPSLDPALSAFSNEEQLQKMLERSHQIWETISEADGVFRKATDMLATMLKKIELKKQQNKGKQLAPDQHHPEHQAYVRDEDSWLNTSQSHEPLSVGSLSVTDEHWDSELGPEEQQHHMMEDVQQPLTRQDLMPASSIDTRWLDLGSMGMDQMGWDTFDSAIRGENNVHQQTVEDWIPEGPLLDDVQLMTTMGFHGSPFDWREQEEGYEC; from the exons ATGTCCTCCCGGCCCCCACAAGCTCCCCAGCGCGGGTACAGCACCGGCAGCGGTAGCAGCAACATTCATGTCAACCCGAAGCCAACGAACCCCCCGAGAAACCTTCATCATCTATTACCTAAGGGAGCCGCAGCTTCTAGTCGGCCGCAACTACCTATCAACAGTAGCTGTCAGCTTCCGCCCACTCAAGCTCAGAAACGGACTAGGGTCCTGCTATCTTGTGGTCCTTGTAGGACCAGTAAGCAAAAAT GCGACCGCCAACAACCCTGCAAAAACTGCCTCAAAAAAGCCCGTGAAGACCTCTGTATCTACGCCCCAAAACCAGAAAAAGCCCGCCCCGAGCGGTCCATGGCTGCCCGCCTGAAAAGGCTAGAGTCCATGGTCAGGGGCATGATgcacaccaacaaccccaacatccgTGGTCCCATCCCGGCGCTTacatcctcttcttcagccacCGGCCAGTATCAAACCGACGAGCACGACGATGAAAACGAGGAAAGCCCTGATGAAAGAGCAGCCGCGGTCCCTGTTGGGCAGGTCGTGCTGGGAAAGAGCGGCAAGGGGAGTGCTACGTATGTAGGGGCGACGCATTTCATGGCTATGCTCGAGGAT ATCGAGGACCTGAAGAGTTActtcgacgacgacgatgatggggaggcaGACACCGGGGAAGCAGGCCTCGACCCTGACGCGGCGGCAGGGTTCGGCTCTTCCGACGACGCGCACTCAcctggcttgctgctgttgtctcACACCGTCCCGACCTGCAAGCAGGATCTCATCGATAtgctcccccctcaaccggTGGTCGAAAGGCTGACACGGCGTTATTTCGATGCCGCCAGCCCGACCCACCACTGCGTCCACCAGCCGACCTTTGCCAAAGATTGTGCTGTGTTTTGGCAAGATCCGAACAAGGCGTCTCTGCAATGGCTGGCGTTGTTGTTCGTAATCATTGCACAGGGAACGTCGTTCTCCATGTTCACCGCCCCCCAGGAACTGGCGGGCGACTCGGACGTTCCCCCGATGGAGCGATTCCGAGGGTATCGTGCCGCCGCCCTTTGGGCCCTGGTGGCAGGCAAGTTCTCGTCTCCCGGACCGTCAACAATACAACCTTTTCTCTTGTACATCGAGTCTGAATTTCTCATCAACCGAACCTCCCAGATGACCTGTTACCTGTTGATATCAGTCTGCATCAGACTCATGCTGAGAATGGGCCTCCACCGCGACCCCGACAAgctccccaacatccccccctttGATGGAGAAATGAGGCGAAGGCTATGGCATGTAGCCTGCCAATTCGACCACCTCGTCTCTTTCCACATGGGCCTCCCAAGCATGGTATACAGCATCGAGAGCGACACAGCCCCGCCCAGAAACCTCTTCGATGACGACCTGGACAAAGACTGCCATCAGCTACCCCCCGCCCGGCCCGACACCGAGTACACCATGCTGACATACCCGATCTGGAAATCCTCCATCTGTCAAGTCTTCGGTCTCGTCGCCCGCCAagccaactccctcacccgACCCACCTACGCCGAGGTCCAGGAGCTCGACATGCGACTCGACGAAATATGGAGCCAGGTGCCCCCTTTCATGAAGAGAATCGTGCCACCACAGGATTATGATGGCGAGCCCATCTCCCCGGTTCTGGTCAACCAGCAGTTCGGTTTGATATCCCTGTACAACAAGAGTCGTTGCGTGCTGCACCGTCGATACCTCATCGAGCCCGTCCCCAAGCCCGAGCATGCTTATTCCCGGAGAATCTGCCTCGAAGCCGCCATCAGCCTCCTGGACCACCAAAACCTCATGCACCTGGCCACGCTGCCCGGCGGCGCACTGAGGGCAACAGGCTGGTACATCAGCGCGCTGGCCATCCACGACTttctcctcgccgccatggTCGTCTACCTTGTCCTTCAGCACGAGCCAGAGTCTGGGAGACACGACCACCAGGAGAGCAGCTGCTGGCCAAGTCTAGACCCGGCCTTGTCAGCCTTCTCGAACGAGGAGCAACTCCAAAAGATGTTAGAGAGGTCCCATCAGATATGGGAAACCATCTCGGAAGCTGACGGCGTCTTCCGGAAGGCGACTGACATGCTCGCCACGAtgctgaagaagattgaactgaagaagcagcagaacAAAGGCAAACAGCTCGCACCtgaccagcaccacccgGAACATCAGGCGTACGTGCGAGACGAGGACTCTTGGCTTAACACATCGCAAAGCCATGAGCCCTTGTCCGTCGGCAGCCTCTCTGTGACCG ATGAACACTGGGATTCCGAGCTTGGTCcagaggagcagcagcaccacatGATGGAGGATGTGCAGCAGCCCCTGACGCGGCAAGATCTCATGCCCGCATCATCAATCGATACTCGATGGCTCGACCTGGGCAGTATGGGGATGGACCAAATGGGCTGG GACACATTTGATAGCGCCATCCGTGGTGAAAATAACGTGCATCAGCAGACGGTGGAGGACTGGATACCAGAGGGTCCCTTGTTGGACGATGTTCAGTTGATGACCACCATGGGCTTTCACGGCAGCCCGTTTGACTGGAgagagcaggaggaagggTATGAATGTTGA